One Cyclopterus lumpus isolate fCycLum1 chromosome 7, fCycLum1.pri, whole genome shotgun sequence DNA window includes the following coding sequences:
- the LOC117733121 gene encoding tubulin alpha chain-like, with translation MRECISIHVGQAGVQIGNACWELYCLEHGIQPDGQMPSGKTIGGGDDSFNTFFSETGAGKHVPRAVFVDLEPTVIDEVRSGIYRQLFHPEQLITGKEDAANNYARGHYTIGKEIIDIVLDRIRKLSDQCTGLQGFLVFHSFGGGTGSGFTSLLMERLSVDYGKKSKLEFSIYPAPQVSTAVVEPYNAILTTHTTLEHSDCAFMVDNEAIYDICRRNLDIERPSYSNLNRLISQIVSSITASLRFDGALNVDLTEFQTNLVPYPRIHFPLATYAPVISAEKAYHEQLTVSEITNSCFEPANQLVKCDPRHGKYMACCLLYRGDVVPKDVNAAIATIKTKRSIQFVDWCPTGFKVGINYQPPTVVPGGDLAKVQRAVCMLSNTTAIAEAWARLDHKFDLMYAKRAFVHWYVGEGMEEGEFSEAREDMAALEKDYEEVGADSVGDDEEEGEEY, from the exons ATG CGTGAGTGTATCTCCATCCATGTTGGTCAGGCCGGGGTCCAGATTGGCAATGCCTGCTGGGAGCTTTACTGTTTGGAACATGGGATCCAGCCGGACGGACAGATGCCCAGTGGAAAGACCATCGGAGGAGGAGACGATTCCTTCAACACCTTCTTCAGTGAGACTGGAGCCGGAAAGCACGTCCCCAGAGCAGTTTTTGTAGACCTGGAGCCCACTGTCATCG ATGAGGTGCGCAGTGGTATTTACCGCCAGCTGTTCCACCCTGAGCAGCTGATCACTGGTAAGGAGGATGCTGCTAACAATTACGCCCGTGGACACTACACCATCGGCAAGGAGATCATCGACATAGTGCTGGACAGGATCCGCAAACTG TCAGACCAGTGCACCGGCCTTCAGGGCTTCCTGGTCTTCCACAGCTTCGGCGGTGGCACTGGCTCTGGTTtcacctctctgctgatggAGCGTCTGTCTGTCGACTACGGCAAGAAGTCCAAGCTGGAGTTCTCCATCTACCCAGCTCCCCAGGTGTCCACCGCTGTGGTGGAGCCCTACAACGCCATCCTGACCACCCACACCACCCTTGAACACTCTGATTGTGCCTTCATGGTCGATAACGAGGCCATTTATGATATCTGCCGTAGGAATCTTGATATTGAGCGTCCCTCTTACAGCAACCTGAACAGGTTGATCAGTCAGATTGTGTCCTCCATTACTGCTTCCCTTCGTTTCGACGGCGCCCTCAATGTTGATCTGACAGAGTTCCAGACCAACTTGGTGCCATATCCCCGTATCCACTTCCCTCTGGCCACCTATGCCCCCGTCATCTCTGCTGAGAAAGCTTATCATGAGCAGTTAACTGTGTCAGAAATCACCAACTCCTGTTTTGAACCAGCTAATCAATTGGTGAAATGTGACCCTCGCCACGGTAAATACATGGCCTGCTGCCTTTTGTATCGTGGTGACGTGGTGCCCAAAGATGTGAATGCTGCCATTGCCACCATCAAAACCAAGCGCTCCATCCAGTTCGTGGACTGGTGCCCCACTGGTTTCAAGGTTGGCATCAACTACCAGCCGCCCACTGTAGTTCCTGGTGGAGACCTGGCCAAGGTCCAGAGGGCTGTGTGCATGCTGAGCAACACCACTGCTATTGCAGAGGCCTGGGCTCGACTTGACCACAAGTTTGATCTGATGTACGCTAAGCGTGCCTTTGTTCACTGGTATGTGGGTGAAGgtatggaggagggagagttcTCTGAGGCCAGAGAGGACATGGCAGCTCTGGAGAAGGATTATGAAGAAGTTGGAGCTGATAGTGTtggagatgatgaggaagaaggagaagagtaTTAA